One genomic region from Chondrinema litorale encodes:
- a CDS encoding haloacid dehalogenase type II, protein MKKEQNTRRNFVRKSLALGSTGLLSTTLLKAENFETMKKPITDTSIRPKVLFFDVNETLLDLAPLKASVNQVLQGNKELLQLWFTTMLQYSLVNTVANKYNNFGEIGAAALMMIAKNNGKEITEEEAKKAISPIKSLPPHPEVKAALQLLKQQGFTLVSLTNSPPQVVKAQFTNAGIIDLFDEMLTVEEIGKYKPHADTYNWATRKVGVLPEESMLIAAHGWDVAGAAWAGWRTAFISRPGQQLYPLAPRPELVEDDLSIIANKLIALVE, encoded by the coding sequence ATGAAAAAAGAACAAAACACAAGAAGAAATTTTGTTAGAAAAAGCTTAGCACTAGGTAGTACAGGACTATTATCAACTACATTATTAAAAGCTGAAAATTTTGAAACCATGAAAAAACCAATTACTGACACCAGTATAAGACCCAAAGTATTGTTTTTTGATGTGAATGAAACCTTGCTCGATTTAGCTCCATTGAAAGCCAGTGTAAATCAGGTTTTACAAGGTAACAAAGAGCTTCTACAGCTTTGGTTTACTACGATGCTACAATATTCATTAGTAAACACAGTAGCCAATAAATACAACAACTTTGGCGAAATAGGTGCAGCAGCTTTAATGATGATCGCCAAGAATAATGGAAAAGAAATTACAGAAGAGGAAGCAAAAAAGGCAATTTCTCCGATTAAATCATTACCACCACATCCAGAAGTAAAGGCAGCACTACAATTATTAAAACAACAAGGTTTCACTTTAGTCTCGCTTACTAATTCTCCTCCTCAGGTTGTGAAAGCGCAATTTACCAATGCGGGCATTATCGATTTGTTTGATGAAATGCTTACTGTAGAAGAGATTGGCAAATACAAACCACATGCAGATACATACAACTGGGCAACGCGAAAAGTGGGTGTACTCCCAGAAGAAAGTATGCTTATTGCCGCACATGGTTGGGATGTTGCAGGAGCAGCTTGGGCAGGTTGGCGAACTGCTTTTATCAGCAGGCCGGGGCAGCAATTATATCCGTTGGCACCAAGACCTGAGCTAGTGGAAGACGATTTATCGATTATCGCAAATAAGCTAATTGCTTTGGTAGAATAA